One genomic region from Fusobacterium sp. DD2 encodes:
- the prmA gene encoding 50S ribosomal protein L11 methyltransferase, producing MKVVEIKVIYESDNIDEATKEISDVFYDFGVNGLKIEEPLTEKNPLDFYKDEKQFLMVDNAISAYFPLNPYAEKRKKAILQAFKEKFANRDDIVYTVDFYEYEQEDYENNWKKYLYPEKVSERFVVKPTWREYTPEGDELIIELDPGRAFGTGSHPTTSLCLKLMEENIKPGDSVIDVGTGSGILMIAAEKLGASEIYGTDIDPLAVASAKENLALNRVEKAKVYLGDLISVVEDKKFDIVVANILADVLMILLQDISKVVKKGGKIIFSGIIDDKCEILKREVESYGFEVEEIRADKEWRAFLIKA from the coding sequence TGGAGTTAACGGTCTAAAAATAGAAGAACCTTTAACTGAAAAAAATCCATTGGATTTTTATAAAGATGAGAAGCAGTTTTTAATGGTAGATAATGCTATTTCAGCTTACTTTCCATTAAATCCATATGCTGAAAAAAGAAAGAAAGCAATACTTCAGGCTTTTAAAGAAAAGTTTGCAAATAGAGATGATATAGTTTATACAGTAGATTTTTACGAGTATGAACAGGAAGATTATGAAAATAACTGGAAAAAATATCTTTATCCAGAAAAAGTTAGTGAGAGATTTGTTGTAAAACCTACATGGAGAGAGTATACTCCTGAAGGTGATGAGCTTATAATTGAACTTGATCCAGGAAGAGCTTTTGGAACAGGTTCACATCCTACTACTTCACTATGTTTAAAACTTATGGAAGAGAATATTAAACCTGGAGACAGTGTAATAGATGTAGGAACAGGTTCTGGAATTCTTATGATTGCAGCTGAAAAACTTGGTGCAAGTGAGATATATGGAACTGATATAGATCCTCTTGCAGTAGCCTCTGCAAAGGAAAACTTAGCTTTAAACAGAGTAGAAAAAGCTAAGGTATATCTAGGTGACCTTATATCTGTAGTAGAGGATAAAAAGTTTGATATAGTAGTTGCAAATATTCTTGCAGATGTACTTATGATACTTCTTCAGGATATATCAAAAGTTGTAAAAAAAGGTGGAAAAATTATCTTTTCAGGTATAATTGATGATAAGTGTGAAATTCTTAAAAGAGAAGTAGAAAGTTATGGATTTGAAGTTGAAGAGATAAGAGCAGATAAAGAGTGGAGAGCTTTTCTAATAAAAGCATAG